Proteins encoded by one window of Passer domesticus isolate bPasDom1 chromosome 10, bPasDom1.hap1, whole genome shotgun sequence:
- the USP37 gene encoding ubiquitin carboxyl-terminal hydrolase 37: MALLKVHGPVRMRSMQTGITKWKEGSFEIVEKDNKVNLVVHYNVGGIPTTFQLSHNIKTVTLRPNGRKLCCLMLTLKDTSFLTIDKVPFKDANEMRMYLDAVHQDRVHTAGKPSQGSGSFGGVLGSRSTQKEANRQFSYIENQTPPKRVAVESKEENTFRKVLGTPARGSVKNSAGAGTPSNRVNIAASPASSVPHRTGLLESREKRKRTQPPGSEMSEDYPKENDSSTNNKALGDPAWKYLNSSREKQLNLKQTEENRTSGVLPLQSSSFYGSRSSSKEYSTGSSSLDRSSVTSQTSSAKRSLGFLSQPAPLSVKKMRSNQDYTGWNKPRVPLSTHPQQQLQGFSNLGNTCYMNAILQSLFSIQSFANDLLKQGIPWKKIPLNALIRRFAHLLAKKDVCSPEVKKELLKKVKSAISATAERFSGYMQNDAHEFLSQCLDQLKEDMEKLNKTWKSEPVPNEDNSPGRASDDLSATKVYTCPVISNLEFEVQHSIICKTCGETVTKREQFNDLSIDLPRRKKFLPSRSIQDSLDLFFRAEEIEYSCEKCNGKSAVVTHKFNRLPRVLILHLKRYSFNVALSLNHKVGQQVVIPRYLTLLSHCTESTRLPLTLGWSVHSAISRPLKASQMVNSCTVSTSTPCRKYTFKSKSSAAHYVDSDSDDEPLKRSVAHSQRLCNIQSRDQQQLQDEPEKGSKRSKMESDKPELGNAGFDGMSEDELLAAVLEISKREASLSLSHDEDKPTSSPDTGFGDDEIQELPENLESMEMEKPKTVLDSGPANFTEITKDFDENKENKTPEGSQGEVDWLQQYDMEREREEQELQQALAQSLQEQEAREQKEDDDLKRATELSLQEFNSSLLDSVGSDEDSGNEDVLDMEYSEAEAEELKRNAETGELPHSYRLISIVSHIGSTSSSGHYISDVYDIKKQSWFTYNDLEVSRTLESTVQCDRDRSGYIFFYMHKDIFDELLETEKNAQPLSMEVGRSVRQPL, translated from the exons ATGGCTCTGTTAAAGGTGCACGGACCTGTCCGGATGCGCAGCATGCAAACTGGGATTACAAAATGGAAAGAAGGGAGCTTTGAAATTGTGGAGAAGGACAACAAAGTGAATCTAGTAGTTCACTACAATGTTGGAGGAATTCCAACGACGTTTCAG TTAAGCCATAACATTAAAACTGTGACCTTACGACCAAATGGCAGAAAACTGTGCTGCCTGATGCTAACACTAAAGGATACCAGCTTTCTGACAATTGATAAGGTACCTTTTAAAGATGCAAATGAAATGCGGATGTATTTGGATGCAGTCCATCAAGACAGGGTTCATACTG CTGGGAAACCCTCACAAGGATCTGGCAGTTTTGGAGgtgtgctgggcagcaggagcacacagaAGGAAGCTAACAGGCAATTCTCTTACATAGAGAACCAG ACTCCTCCCAAGAGAGTGGCTGTGGAGAGTAAGGAGGAGAACACATTCCGCAaggtgctggggaccccagcgAGAGGCTCTGTCAAGAATTCTGCTGGAGCTGGAACACCAAGCAACAGGGTGAACATTGCAGCATCTCCTGCATCATCAGTCCCTCACAGGACAGGCTTGTTGGAGAGTCG tgaaaagaggaaaagaacacAACCCCCTGGTTCAGAAATGAGTGAAGATTATCCCAAAGAGAATGATTCTTCAAC GAATAATAAAGCCTTGGGTGATCCAGCATGGAAGTACTTGAATAGTAGCAGAGAGAAACAGTTGAACCTGAAGCAGACTGAGGAGAATAGGACATCAG GTGTTTTACCACTGCAGTCATCATCTTTTTATGGTAGTCGATCCTCTTCAAAAGAGTACTCCACTGGCAGTTCCTCCCTGGACAG GTCTAGTGTAACCAGCCAGACCTCTTCAGCCAAAAGAAGCCTGGGATTCCTTTCTCAGCCTGCTCctctttctgttaaaaaaatgaGATCTAATCAAGATTACACAGGATGGAACAAACCCCGCGTGCCCCTTTCCACCCATCCTCAACAACAGTTGCAAGg gtttTCGAACTTGGGAAACACCTGCTATATGAATGCCATCCTACAGTCCTTGTTTTCAATTCAGTCTTTTGCTAATGATTTGCTCAAACAGGGTATcccatggaaaaaaatcccactcaATGCACTTATCAG ACGTTTTGCCCATCTGCTTGCTAAAAAAGATGTCTGCAGCCCTGAGGTTAAGAAAGAGCTGCTCAAGAAGGTGAAAAGTGCCATTTCAGCTACTGCAGAGAGATTTTCTGGGTACATGCAGAAT GATGCACACGAGTTCTTGAGCCAGTGTCTGGATCAGCTGAAGGAAGACATGGAAAAGTTAAACAAAACTTGGAAGAGTGAACCAGTCCCTAATGAGGATAACTCACCAGGACGTGCTTCTGATGACCTGTCAGCCACCAAAGTTTATACATGTCCTGTTATCAGTAACTTGGAGTTTGAGGTTCAGCATTCTATCATTTGCAAAAC GTGTGGTGAAACAGTCACTAAACGAGAACAGTTCAATGACCTCTCCATTGACCTTCCTCgaaggaagaaattccttccTTCCCGATCCATCCAGGATTCTCTTGACCTCTTTTTTCGG GCAGAGGAGATTGAGTATTCCTGTGAGAAGTGCAATGGAAAGTCTGCTGTTGTCACACACAAGTTCAACAGGCTTCCCAG GGTCCTGATTCTTCATCTGAAACGTTACAGCTTCAATGTAGCATTGTCTCTCAACCATAAAGTGGGGCAGCAGGTGGTTATTCCCAGATACCTAACCCTGCTTTCCCACTGCACGGAAAGCACCAGGCTGCCCCTGACACTGGGATGGAGCGTCCATTCTGCCAT TTCCCGTCCATTGAAAGCCTCCCAAATGGTGAATTCCTGTACTGTAAGCACTTCCACACCTTGTAG AAAATACACTTTCAAGTCAAAGAGCTCTGCAGCACACTATGTAGATTCTGACAGCGATGATGAGCCGTTGAAACGCTCTGTTGCCCATAGCCAAAGGTTGTGTAACatacagagcagagatcagcagCAACTGCAAGATGAGCCAGAAAAG GGTtcaaaaagaagtaaaatggAGAGTGACAAACCCGAGCTGGGCAATGCTGGTTTTGATGGGATGAGTGAAGATGAGCTCCTAGCAGCTGTCTTAGAGATTAGCAAAAGGGAAGCCTCTCTGTCTCTGAGCCATGATGAAGATAAGCCCACAAGCAGCCCAGACACTGGTTTTGGAGATGATGAAATTCAGGAATTGCCAGAAAACCTGGAATCTATGGAGATGGAGAAACCCAAAACAGTATTAGACTCAG GTCCTGCCAATTTCACTGAGATAACTAAAGATTTTGATGAgaataaggaaaacaaaactccaGAAGGCTCCCAAGGGGAGGTTGACTGGCTGCAGCAGTATGAtatggagagagagagggaagaacaagaactccagcaggcactggctcaaAGCCTTCAAGAGCAA GAGGCACGAGAACAGAAAGAGGATGATGACCTCAAACGAGCCACGGAATTAAGTCTACAAG AGTTTAACAGCTCTCTCCTGGACAGCGTTGGCTCTGATGAAGACTCTGGGAATGAGGATGTTCTGGACATGGAGTATTCAGAAGctgaagcagaagagctgaAAAGAAACGCTGAG acagGAGAGCTTCCTCACTCCTATCGTCTCATCAGCATTGTCAGCCATATTGGAAGCACATCATCTTCAG GTCATTATATCAGTGATGTCTATGATATCAAGAAGCAGTCCTGGTTCACCTACAATGACCTGGAAGTCTCCAGAACTCTGGAGAGCACCGTGCAGTGTGACAGAGACCGAAGCGGATACATCTTCTTCTACATGCACAA AGATATCTTCGATGAGTTactagaaacagaaaaaaatgcacagcCACTTAGCATGGAAGTAGGAAGATCGGTTCGTCAGCCTCTGTGA